CGGCATCTGCAGGCCCCGGTGCTGGTGCTCGCCGGCGAAGAGGACCAGATCGTGGACCCCCAGGCCGCCGAGGTGTGGGCCGGGAGTGCGCCGCGCTCGGAGGTGGCGATACTCGAAGGCTGCGGCCACCTGCCGATGAGCGAGCTACCAGAGGAGTTCAGCTCCCGCCTGCTCACCTTTCTCGCCGGGAACGAAAGCGGTCACTCCCGGAGGAGCTCCCGGGCACCACGCGAGGAGGCATCTTCTGGAATGCCCAGGGAGGTCAGGGACCCCCGGGAGTCCGGACAGGACTCGCGCGGCATAGACGGCCTGGAGCCGGATGAGGAGGCCAGCGCCGCCGAGACCGCAGAACCTCCCCCCAGAGTCTCACGCGGGCCCGTGGGGAGGGGAGGCAGGCTCCGGCGGGCAGGCGCGGCTCGCCGTGAGGAAGACGATACCGGTGAGATGGGGTACGTGCCGGAGAAGAACGAGAGCCAGGAAGAGGAACAGGCGAGAAAGCAAGAAGAGAGCAGGGAAGAGGGGCCGGAGGGTAGGCAAGAGGCCAAGCCTGCGGTGGAGCCCGGGGAGGACCCGGACTCCACGCGCCGCGTCGAGCGCCAGGACGGCGGTGGCCGGCCGGGCGGCGAGGATATCATCCCCGAGCTCCCCGACGACCTATTCCGCTGGTCCGACGTCCGTAAGGGCCGCCGTCGCGGGCGCGGTGAGGAAAATGGCGGCGGCCGCGAGAGCGGGGAACGGGGAGACTAGGACCTGGTAGGATCTAGAGGCTCTTTTTGAGGTATATCCAGTCCCTGATGCCCAGGGCGTAGCCCGTTAGCCAGGAGCTCTGGCGCGATATCTCCTCGTAGCCCTCGGTCTCGTAGAGCGTCAGGGCCTCGTGGTTGATGCCGCTGACGTGCAGCCCTATAGAGGACTTGTCCGCCCCGCGTCCCAGGGCCTCGGCCTCGTAGAGCAGGCTCCTGGCCAGGCCCCGGCGCTTGTAGTCGTTTGTTACCACCAGGCGCTCGACGTAGGCCTCCGTCTTTATGGGGTTGTAGCGGGGGTGAGAGAGCAACGTCGCCGAGCGCAGCGCCGGGAAGAGCCCGAGCTGCTCGCGGAGCGTCCCCCAGAGCTTGCGGGATAGCGCCTCGTCGTCGGAGTGCCCCGTGCGCACGCCGATGCTGGCGAGGGGGGCAGAGAGGCCGCCGTCCGTCTCGTGCTCCACGATCAGGGACGTCACCCCGCCGATGGAGTGTTCCAGGGCCACCCAACGCTCCATGACGTCCGCGGCCCGGTCCAGCCTGCCGCGGAAGACGGGCCGGAACTTATCCACGAAGCCCTCGACCACGAGGCCGGCGATCACCCGGTTGTCCTCCGGGGTGGCCTTGCGCAGTTTGAAGCCCTCGTCCAAGAGTCCCGTGTCCACCTGCCTCCGTACGCCGCCGCACCCGTGACGGGCTAGCTGATCAAGCGCCGCCGCATGAAGTATATGGGGATGAACGCGAGCACGGCGGTGAAGACTATTATCCAGCCCAGGTCAACCAGTATCGTTACCGACGGGCCGGTGGCCAGCTCGCGGCAGGCGTTTACCGCGTGATACAGCGGGGTGAACCAGGCGATCTGGGATATGGGCGGGGGGAAGCCGTCTATGGGGAAGAAGATCCCCGAGAACAAGAATAGCGGCGTTATGACGAGGGTGAAGTAGTAGCCGTACAGGTCTATCGTCGGGATCAGGCTCGTAAAAAGCGTCCCCATGACGCTGAACATGATTCCGACCAGTAGCAGCACGAACGGTATGAGCAGCGCCCACGGCGAGGCTATGAGCCCGAGCGCGGTGAGCACGGCCAGAAACACCGCCCCCTGCATTACGGCTCTCGTGCCCGCCCACAGGTACTCCCCGGCGATGGCGTCCTCGACGTTTACCGGTGTCGAGACTATCGCCTCGTAGACCCGGTCCACCTTGAGCTTGACGAAGGTGTTGAAGGTGCTCTCGAAGGAGGCGGCGAACATCGCGTTTGCCGCGAGCAGGCCGGGCGCGATGTACTGCGTGTAGCTCTGACCGCCGATGCCGCCCTCCTGAATGAAGGCCCCGAGCCCGAGCCCGAGCGCCGCCAGGTACAAGAGCGGCTCGACGAAGTTCGGGATCAGGATGGTGATCCACCGCTTGCGAAAGATTGTGGCACTCCGTCGCCACACGCGGTACGCGCCGCGGGGCGAGGGGATGAGCGCGGGTAGTGTATTTACCTTGCCCATCAGTCCACGAGTCCCCGGCCCGTGAGGTTGAGGAAGACGTCCTCGAGGCTCGACCTGCGCTTCAGGGTATCCCCGACCCCGGCCCCGGAGGCCCGGACGCGCTCTATGAGCCTGTCCGGCTCCGAGGTGTAGGCGTAGATTGCGTCTGCGGTGCGCTCCACGGAGTCCGCCTCCGCCTCGATTACGGGGGCGAGGCTATCGAGGCTGTCAGGACCGCCCCTCTCCGCCCGGAACTCAACGACCTCGGGGCTAACGTTCTCCTTTATAAGCGTCTGTGGCGAGCCGGAGGAGATGATCCGGCCGCCCTCCATGATGACGAGCCGGTCGCAGAGCTGGGCGGCCTCGTCCATGTAGTGGGTCGTGAGGATCAGGGTCTTTCCCCGGCGCTTTAGCTCGCGCAGCTTCTCCCACACCAGGTGCCGGGCCTGGGGGTCGAGGCCGGTGGTCGGCTCGTCCAGCACCACGAGGTCCGGGTCGTTCATCAGGGAGCGGGCGATCAGGAGCCGCCGCTTCATGCCGCCGGAGAGCTGCTCGACGCGGTCGCCGGACTTCTCGGAGAGCTGCACGAACTCTAGCATCTCGTCGGCGCGGTTGGAGATCTCCTTGCGGCCCAGGCCGAAGTACCGGCCGTAGACCACGAGGTTCTCCCGCACGGTAAGGTCCTCGTCCGGGTTGTTCTCCTGGGGCACGACCCCGATGCGTTGCTTGACCCGCCGGGCCTCGCGGCCCACGTCCAGCCCGACGACGTCCAGCTCGCCGCCGGAAGGGACTGCTGCGTTGTAGATCATCTTCATCGTCGAGGTCTTGCCCGCGCCGTTGGGACCCAGAAAGCCGAAGCACTCGCCCTCGTACACCTCGAAATCCACGCCTCTTACCGCCTCGAAGCCCTCGTAGCTCTTCTTCAGGCCCCGGGCCTCCAGCGTGACGCCCCGGCC
Above is a genomic segment from Rubrobacter aplysinae containing:
- a CDS encoding alpha/beta fold hydrolase, whose protein sequence is MTATLIVLLIIVALIGVSLALGRTSREAQAVRDDEFVELDGSWIRYRVTGQGPPVLLVHGLLSSSRIWEPLAKRLSGQFTVYSLDLRGFGESDKPLTGYGVRHGSRVLYAFCSHFRLNNAAIVGHDVGGDMVVKLAADHPEFARSVTLVAVPANEDQMDLPTSLWLATLPVIGPLFYVIGQYADFVRKLWLKPFVSDKRDLPEELMEDAAASVPAALRSTFNTVRREISRERVARQARHLQAPVLVLAGEEDQIVDPQAAEVWAGSAPRSEVAILEGCGHLPMSELPEEFSSRLLTFLAGNESGHSRRSSRAPREEASSGMPREVRDPRESGQDSRGIDGLEPDEEASAAETAEPPPRVSRGPVGRGGRLRRAGAARREEDDTGEMGYVPEKNESQEEEQARKQEESREEGPEGRQEAKPAVEPGEDPDSTRRVERQDGGGRPGGEDIIPELPDDLFRWSDVRKGRRRGRGEENGGGRESGERGD
- a CDS encoding GNAT family N-acetyltransferase gives rise to the protein MDTGLLDEGFKLRKATPEDNRVIAGLVVEGFVDKFRPVFRGRLDRAADVMERWVALEHSIGGVTSLIVEHETDGGLSAPLASIGVRTGHSDDEALSRKLWGTLREQLGLFPALRSATLLSHPRYNPIKTEAYVERLVVTNDYKRRGLARSLLYEAEALGRGADKSSIGLHVSGINHEALTLYETEGYEEISRQSSWLTGYALGIRDWIYLKKSL
- a CDS encoding ABC transporter permease, translated to MGKVNTLPALIPSPRGAYRVWRRSATIFRKRWITILIPNFVEPLLYLAALGLGLGAFIQEGGIGGQSYTQYIAPGLLAANAMFAASFESTFNTFVKLKVDRVYEAIVSTPVNVEDAIAGEYLWAGTRAVMQGAVFLAVLTALGLIASPWALLIPFVLLLVGIMFSVMGTLFTSLIPTIDLYGYYFTLVITPLFLFSGIFFPIDGFPPPISQIAWFTPLYHAVNACRELATGPSVTILVDLGWIIVFTAVLAFIPIYFMRRRLIS
- a CDS encoding ABC transporter ATP-binding protein; translated protein: MEARGLKKSYEGFEAVRGVDFEVYEGECFGFLGPNGAGKTSTMKMIYNAAVPSGGELDVVGLDVGREARRVKQRIGVVPQENNPDEDLTVRENLVVYGRYFGLGRKEISNRADEMLEFVQLSEKSGDRVEQLSGGMKRRLLIARSLMNDPDLVVLDEPTTGLDPQARHLVWEKLRELKRRGKTLILTTHYMDEAAQLCDRLVIMEGGRIISSGSPQTLIKENVSPEVVEFRAERGGPDSLDSLAPVIEAEADSVERTADAIYAYTSEPDRLIERVRASGAGVGDTLKRRSSLEDVFLNLTGRGLVD